A DNA window from Acidobacteriota bacterium contains the following coding sequences:
- a CDS encoding WbqC family protein, producing the protein MDVTREYSKLCDTNTTAAIHQPNYIPWLGYFFKMANSDKFVFLDTVVYPSGSFVNRNSIKTPTGPAWLTIPVLTSGRSGQLIGEVETDNTHPWAKRHLATLRGNYSRAPYFKEIQALLEPLYSADTGTTTSLADFNIGVIYAIATCLGLRTEFIRASRLNVSGHKTDLLLDICQAVGAEIYLAGTGAKSYQEDSKFEDAGITPVYSSFSQPRYTQRFGEFVGNLSIVDVLMNCGCLETRRLLGIGSGQD; encoded by the coding sequence ATGGACGTGACACGCGAGTATTCCAAACTCTGCGACACGAATACGACTGCGGCTATCCACCAGCCAAATTACATACCTTGGTTGGGTTATTTCTTCAAGATGGCAAATTCTGACAAGTTCGTATTTCTGGACACTGTAGTCTATCCATCTGGCAGCTTCGTCAATCGAAATTCCATAAAAACGCCAACCGGTCCGGCATGGCTAACGATCCCGGTGCTTACGAGCGGCCGATCCGGCCAACTCATCGGTGAAGTAGAAACCGATAATACTCACCCGTGGGCGAAACGGCATCTGGCAACGTTGCGGGGCAACTATAGCAGGGCGCCCTACTTCAAAGAGATCCAAGCATTGCTTGAGCCGCTGTACTCTGCCGACACCGGCACGACGACCTCGCTGGCAGATTTCAATATCGGGGTGATCTACGCAATCGCCACCTGCCTCGGCCTAAGAACAGAGTTTATACGTGCAAGCAGATTGAATGTATCGGGTCACAAAACCGACCTGCTGTTGGATATATGTCAAGCAGTCGGGGCAGAGATATACCTCGCCGGAACGGGAGCTAAATCGTACCAGGAAGACTCTAAATTTGAGGACGCTGGAATTACGCCTGTGTACTCCTCCTTCTCTCAACCACGTTATACCCAACGGTTTGGTGAATTCGTTGGCAATCTATCTATCGTCGACGTCCTGATGAATTGTGGTTGCTTAGAGACAAGACGGCTATTAGGTATCGGTTCCGGCCAAGACTGA
- a CDS encoding glycosyltransferase family 4 protein, translating to MRVWLINHYALPPSEPGGTRHSTLARELIRRGHEVTVVASSFNHATGMQMSCAHRRLCTFEQFDEVPFLLFRVPAYRNNLARLWNMFVFAFEVWLGLGTRRMPKPDIVIGSSLTLLAALAAERLARRIRVPFVLEIRDLWPQTLIDMGMRPYHPAVVGFGMIERYLYRNADKIVTLLPNASEYMVPRGARPNDITWIPNGVDMELMPLPHAPAPGNQFTVMYAGSHGLSDALDSVLDAAAILNKQAPGRFCFRLIGNGPNKPALQHKVVTENIANVVFVDPVPRREVFSLLQGADAFIITAKKTDLYRYGISPNKLHEYMAAARPTIFAGNSHNNPIVEAVAGITVAPEEPKAIAAAVETLAAMSSEERWNMGLRGRRYIEEHHDYSGLARRLERVLQSALAFPEQVQNETLSLDVDRTATLQVKNARTQ from the coding sequence ATGCGAGTGTGGCTAATTAATCACTACGCTCTTCCGCCGTCGGAGCCTGGCGGTACGCGCCACTCAACTCTTGCGCGAGAACTGATTCGCAGGGGACATGAGGTCACAGTTGTCGCATCCAGTTTCAATCATGCCACTGGGATGCAGATGAGCTGCGCACACCGAAGGCTGTGCACTTTTGAGCAGTTTGACGAGGTTCCTTTTCTGCTATTCCGCGTACCCGCGTATCGCAACAACTTAGCGCGGCTTTGGAACATGTTTGTTTTTGCATTTGAAGTGTGGCTTGGTCTGGGTACCCGGAGAATGCCCAAACCGGATATAGTGATCGGCTCATCGCTGACCTTACTTGCAGCTTTGGCCGCAGAGCGGTTGGCTAGACGAATACGTGTTCCTTTTGTGTTGGAAATACGTGACCTTTGGCCGCAGACGCTCATTGATATGGGTATGCGCCCATACCACCCGGCAGTTGTCGGGTTCGGAATGATTGAGCGATATCTGTATCGCAATGCGGACAAGATCGTTACTCTCTTGCCAAACGCTTCGGAATATATGGTGCCACGAGGTGCGCGACCGAACGACATTACCTGGATTCCTAATGGTGTGGATATGGAACTCATGCCGCTTCCGCACGCCCCTGCGCCAGGCAATCAGTTTACTGTCATGTACGCAGGGTCTCACGGCTTATCCGACGCCTTGGATTCGGTGCTTGATGCAGCGGCCATTCTGAATAAGCAAGCACCTGGCCGCTTTTGTTTTCGCTTGATCGGAAACGGCCCGAATAAACCGGCATTGCAGCACAAAGTAGTAACAGAAAACATTGCTAACGTTGTGTTTGTTGATCCGGTACCGAGGCGAGAGGTCTTCTCGCTATTACAAGGCGCTGATGCCTTTATCATCACAGCGAAGAAGACCGACTTATACCGCTACGGTATAAGTCCGAACAAGCTTCACGAATATATGGCCGCTGCGCGTCCAACGATCTTCGCTGGAAATTCGCACAACAATCCCATCGTCGAAGCGGTCGCTGGAATTACTGTAGCGCCGGAGGAGCCAAAGGCCATTGCAGCCGCGGTCGAAACGTTGGCTGCCATGTCGAGCGAGGAAAGATGGAACATGGGATTACGTGGCCGGCGCTACATAGAGGAGCACCACGATTACTCCGGGCTTGCCCGCCGCCTCGAACGAGTCTTGCAGAGCGCTCTTGCTTTTCCCGAGCAAGTACAGAATGAAACTCTGAGCTTGGACGTCGATCGTACCGCCACGTTGCAGGTGAAAAATGCTCGCACTCAATAA
- a CDS encoding sugar transferase: MDAREHARTYKLKRLFDLSVGTLALILLSPLMLLIGLLVFVFLGKPIVFRQRRPGLDGKLFTLLKFRTMMKPLDVSDKLVRDGARITSFGRLLRSSSLDELPELINVIRGEMSIVGPRPLLACYLDRYSSVQMRRHEVLPGITGWAQINGRNTVSWDRKFVMDVWYVDHQSFWLDFKIIVLTMWRIIRRDGIDQPGVVGATEFMGSGTAATAPCDATSFRDEGPCR; this comes from the coding sequence ATGGACGCACGAGAACATGCTCGAACTTACAAACTGAAACGGCTATTCGACCTGAGCGTTGGGACCCTTGCGCTCATCCTCTTGTCGCCACTCATGCTGTTGATTGGTTTGCTCGTGTTCGTATTTCTCGGTAAACCGATTGTCTTTCGACAGCGCCGCCCGGGATTGGACGGAAAGCTCTTCACCTTATTGAAATTTCGCACGATGATGAAGCCTCTCGATGTTAGCGATAAATTGGTGCGCGACGGTGCCCGTATCACGTCGTTTGGACGCCTTCTGCGTAGCAGCAGTCTGGATGAACTCCCGGAACTGATCAACGTCATTCGCGGTGAGATGAGCATCGTCGGCCCTCGGCCCCTTCTGGCCTGCTACCTGGATCGTTATTCCTCTGTTCAGATGCGACGCCATGAAGTGCTTCCTGGTATCACGGGGTGGGCTCAGATCAATGGTCGAAACACTGTAAGTTGGGATCGCAAATTTGTGATGGACGTCTGGTATGTCGATCACCAGTCCTTTTGGCTTGATTTCAAGATCATTGTTCTGACTATGTGGAGGATTATCAGGCGAGACGGAATTGATCAGCCTGGCGTGGTTGGAGCAACAGAGTTCATGGGCAGCGGAACGGCGGCGACTGCGCCTTGCGACGCAACTAGCTTCAGAGATGAAGGGCCGTGTCGCTGA
- a CDS encoding ChbG/HpnK family deacetylase: MLALNKSRKIIVNADDFGMSAEVNRAIVEAFEKNVISSATLMANMPGFEEACALTHSHRLLGKIGVHLNLTEGYPLSAPIRRCPRFCDDVGRLRSRNRQTRLRLSKEERLAVETEIAAQVKACLDRGLYPTHLDSHHHVHTEWAIGAAVITVAHQYGIKAVRLARNCGPGIGFTHLLYKFLYNVRLRIYGLAKTRYFGSATDVQEILAATPDDVEIMVHLNSGDTENNPDHRNVMELDRWFATHQLASYP; the protein is encoded by the coding sequence ATGCTCGCACTCAATAAATCCCGAAAGATCATAGTCAATGCTGACGACTTCGGGATGAGTGCTGAAGTCAACCGGGCCATCGTAGAAGCATTCGAGAAGAATGTGATCTCAAGTGCCACCCTGATGGCCAATATGCCAGGTTTCGAAGAAGCCTGTGCGTTGACACACAGCCATCGACTTCTCGGCAAGATCGGAGTACACCTGAACCTGACAGAGGGTTATCCACTGTCTGCTCCCATTCGACGATGTCCGCGTTTTTGCGATGACGTTGGGAGGCTGCGGAGCAGGAACCGGCAAACACGGCTTCGGTTGTCGAAGGAGGAGAGGCTTGCGGTCGAAACGGAGATTGCTGCACAAGTCAAGGCATGTCTGGATCGTGGGCTGTATCCTACCCACCTGGATTCACATCATCATGTCCACACGGAATGGGCCATCGGGGCAGCGGTCATTACTGTTGCGCACCAGTATGGGATAAAGGCCGTCCGATTGGCTAGAAACTGTGGCCCCGGAATCGGCTTTACTCACTTGCTATACAAATTCCTCTACAACGTCAGGCTGCGGATATACGGCCTGGCGAAAACCCGATACTTTGGCTCTGCAACCGATGTACAGGAGATCCTTGCGGCCACGCCGGACGATGTGGAGATCATGGTGCATCTGAACTCCGGGGATACTGAAAACAATCCCGATCACCGCAATGTCATGGAACTGGATCGCTGGTTTGCCACGCATCAACTCGCGAGCTACCCTTGA
- a CDS encoding right-handed parallel beta-helix repeat-containing protein, with product MRASSEQQPYATETPVTEFYLSPSGNDSNPGTKEAPFSSFKKADSVVQPGDTVHVLPGEYNGYTAQNTIRIGTSGVESARIRWVAETKWAARIVGHVNPENHLGWGIVVAGNYVDLVDFDVTSNANMGIWVLGTHVRVIGNHVHDIPGRTGCSSYGASGIEQGNYQGGYMEVIANVVHNVGAGGPGSCNKYHGIYLAAPFDTAVNNISYHNASKGIGTWHAATNNTISNNTVFENDVGILVGAGDSPCHRTCLADYMVVSNNIMYHNRTIGFWEYSRAGRHNVYTNNLSFANRDRNILLQGCIKSGATCNSFDKAVFANPRFINPTGNFFTGDYHLKRTSPALKAGRVMDAPETDFEGRPRTAGLAPDLGAYQSDEQLAKKAN from the coding sequence ATGCGAGCCTCATCAGAGCAACAACCCTATGCGACAGAGACGCCGGTCACAGAGTTCTACCTCTCGCCTTCCGGCAACGATTCGAACCCTGGTACTAAGGAAGCACCGTTTTCGAGCTTCAAAAAAGCAGATTCCGTAGTGCAGCCTGGAGACACGGTGCACGTATTGCCAGGAGAGTACAACGGCTACACCGCCCAAAACACGATCCGAATTGGCACGAGCGGAGTCGAATCTGCGCGGATACGATGGGTCGCAGAAACTAAGTGGGCAGCGCGAATTGTCGGACACGTAAATCCGGAAAACCATCTCGGATGGGGTATTGTCGTTGCTGGAAATTATGTTGACCTGGTTGATTTCGATGTCACGAGTAACGCCAACATGGGTATCTGGGTTCTTGGGACCCATGTGCGCGTTATCGGCAACCATGTACATGATATTCCTGGGCGCACAGGTTGCTCGAGCTATGGCGCCAGTGGGATCGAACAAGGCAACTACCAGGGCGGCTACATGGAGGTCATCGCCAACGTGGTACACAACGTTGGTGCAGGCGGCCCCGGAAGTTGCAACAAGTATCATGGCATCTATCTAGCAGCGCCGTTCGACACTGCCGTCAACAACATCAGCTATCACAATGCCTCCAAGGGCATCGGCACATGGCACGCAGCCACTAACAATACAATCAGCAACAACACCGTGTTCGAGAACGATGTGGGCATTCTCGTTGGAGCTGGTGACTCTCCATGCCATCGAACCTGTTTGGCCGATTATATGGTTGTCTCCAATAACATCATGTACCACAACAGGACTATTGGGTTCTGGGAGTACTCCAGAGCAGGCCGGCACAACGTCTACACGAACAATTTGTCCTTCGCCAACCGGGATCGCAATATTTTGCTTCAAGGTTGCATAAAATCCGGTGCGACTTGTAACTCCTTCGACAAGGCTGTTTTCGCGAATCCGAGATTTATCAACCCTACGGGAAACTTCTTCACGGGTGACTACCACTTGAAGAGAACGAGCCCGGCACTGAAGGCTGGAAGAGTTATGGACGCTCCAGAGACCGATTTCGAGGGCAGACCGCGGACCGCTGGCTTGGCACCCGATCTCGGCGCATATCAGTCTGATGAGCAACTGGCGAAGAAGGCAAACTGA
- a CDS encoding acetyltransferase, protein MKRIAIIGAGGFARELAWMLEDISAAISQESSRYETVGFLVSDANRIGPYDSPVLGDFSWLESNRVDALAIGIGTPAVRLKLAEELKRRFPHIAWPALVHPNVKWQQRTMQVGEGVIVCAGNIVTVNVQFEPFCMVNLSCTIGHEAVIGRGCVLNPTVNISGGVELGSGVLVGTGAQILQYVKIGDGATIGAGAVVNKDVSPGTTVVGIPAKELIKKPANDAVAATVSTAA, encoded by the coding sequence ATGAAACGTATCGCAATCATAGGTGCGGGAGGATTTGCCCGGGAACTTGCCTGGATGCTGGAAGATATTTCAGCCGCGATCAGTCAAGAGTCTTCCAGGTATGAAACGGTCGGCTTTCTTGTGAGCGACGCAAATCGAATCGGACCTTACGACAGCCCCGTCCTAGGAGACTTCTCCTGGCTTGAATCAAATCGCGTCGATGCGCTAGCTATAGGGATTGGCACTCCGGCCGTAAGGCTAAAACTCGCGGAAGAACTTAAACGGAGATTTCCGCACATCGCATGGCCCGCACTTGTCCACCCCAACGTGAAATGGCAGCAACGAACGATGCAAGTCGGTGAAGGAGTGATCGTCTGTGCTGGCAACATCGTCACGGTAAACGTTCAGTTTGAGCCATTCTGCATGGTTAACCTGTCTTGCACCATCGGACATGAAGCTGTGATCGGTCGCGGTTGCGTGCTCAACCCAACGGTCAATATATCGGGTGGAGTTGAACTGGGAAGCGGCGTGCTCGTAGGCACCGGAGCCCAGATTCTGCAGTACGTGAAAATTGGCGACGGTGCGACCATTGGCGCAGGAGCGGTAGTAAATAAGGATGTCAGTCCAGGGACAACCGTGGTTGGAATTCCTGCTAAGGAACTGATCAAGAAACCCGCGAACGATGCTGTGGCTGCGACAGTGTCAACGGCTGCATGA